One Cupriavidus oxalaticus genomic region harbors:
- a CDS encoding ammonium transporter: protein MDNWKSGTDAMFILLGAIMVLAMHAGFAFLELGTVRKKNQVNALVKILVDFAVSTIAYFFIGYTIAYGVQFMSGAETLAQKNGYDLVKFFFLTTFAAAIPAIISGGIAERSRFNPQLVATFVLVGFVYPFFEGIAWNQRYGVQDWITQVAGAPFHDFAGSVVVHALGGWIALPAVLLLGARRGRYQKDGRISAHPPSNIPFLALGAWILAVGWFGFNVMSAQTVDKISGLVAINSLMAMAGGTLAAWAAGRNDPGFAYNGPLAGLVAVCAGSDLMHPLGALITGGIAGALFVYMFTLAQNKWHIDDVLGVWPLHGLCGAWGGIAAGIFGARALGGLGGVSLGAQLIGTVLGIVVALVGGTLVYGALRKLVGIRLDAEGEFNGADLTLHRISATPERETNW from the coding sequence ATGGACAACTGGAAGAGCGGCACCGACGCCATGTTTATCCTGCTTGGCGCCATCATGGTGCTGGCCATGCACGCCGGCTTTGCTTTCCTCGAGCTGGGCACGGTGCGCAAGAAGAACCAGGTCAATGCACTGGTAAAGATTCTGGTGGATTTCGCAGTTTCCACGATTGCCTATTTCTTTATCGGTTACACCATCGCCTACGGCGTGCAATTCATGTCCGGGGCGGAAACGCTGGCCCAGAAAAACGGTTACGACCTGGTCAAGTTCTTTTTCCTGACGACTTTTGCCGCCGCCATTCCGGCGATTATCTCGGGCGGTATTGCCGAACGCTCGCGCTTCAATCCGCAACTGGTGGCGACATTCGTGCTGGTCGGTTTTGTCTACCCGTTCTTCGAAGGCATTGCGTGGAACCAGCGCTACGGGGTCCAGGACTGGATCACGCAGGTTGCCGGCGCGCCATTCCATGACTTTGCCGGCTCGGTGGTCGTGCACGCGCTGGGCGGCTGGATCGCGCTGCCGGCGGTGCTGCTGCTCGGCGCGCGCCGCGGGCGCTACCAGAAGGACGGGCGCATCAGCGCCCATCCGCCCTCCAATATCCCGTTCCTCGCGCTGGGCGCGTGGATCCTGGCGGTGGGCTGGTTCGGCTTCAACGTGATGAGCGCACAGACCGTCGACAAGATCAGCGGCCTGGTCGCGATCAATTCGCTGATGGCGATGGCCGGCGGCACGCTGGCGGCCTGGGCCGCCGGGCGCAACGATCCGGGCTTTGCCTACAACGGCCCGCTGGCCGGGCTGGTGGCGGTATGCGCCGGCTCGGACCTGATGCACCCGCTGGGCGCGCTGATCACCGGCGGCATTGCGGGCGCGCTCTTCGTCTACATGTTTACGCTGGCGCAGAACAAGTGGCATATCGACGATGTGCTGGGCGTCTGGCCGCTGCACGGGCTGTGCGGCGCCTGGGGCGGCATCGCCGCGGGCATCTTCGGGGCCAGGGCACTGGGCGGGCTGGGCGGCGTGTCGCTCGGCGCGCAGCTGATCGGGACGGTGCTGGGGATCGTGGTGGCACTGGTGGGCGGCACGCTGGTATACGGTGCGCTCAGGAAGCTGGTCGGCATCCGGCTCGATGCCGAAGGGGAATTCAACGGCGCTGACCTGACGCTGCACCGCATCTCCGCCACGCCGGAGCGTGAAACCAACTGGTAA
- a CDS encoding HU family DNA-binding protein yields the protein MNKGELVSAIATEAELSNAAAERALNAALDSIKKAVAKGDSVTLVGFGSFSAGKRAARTGRNPRTGETIKIPAAKTVKFSAGQGFKDAVNKKK from the coding sequence ATGAATAAAGGTGAACTGGTATCGGCCATCGCCACGGAAGCAGAACTGAGCAACGCCGCCGCAGAGCGCGCGCTCAACGCAGCGCTGGACAGCATCAAGAAGGCAGTGGCAAAGGGTGATTCGGTCACGCTGGTAGGTTTTGGCAGCTTCAGCGCCGGCAAGCGCGCCGCCCGCACCGGCCGCAATCCGCGCACCGGCGAAACCATCAAGATTCCGGCCGCCAAGACGGTCAAGTTTTCCGCCGGACAGGGTTTCAAGGACGCGGTGAACAAGAAGAAGTAA
- a CDS encoding acyl-CoA thioesterase — translation MNDQSHQLSMTVLMTPDMANFSGNVHGGTILKYLDMVAYACASRYAGRYVVTLSVDQVVFRQPIHVGELVTFLASVNFTGRSSMEIGIKVVTENIRSKLVRHTNSCYFTMVAVDDNGAPAEVPPLQPRDEVERQRFAAAQQRRALRQEMEKRHGDIKSSVT, via the coding sequence ATGAACGACCAGTCCCACCAGCTTTCCATGACCGTGCTGATGACGCCGGACATGGCCAATTTCTCCGGCAACGTCCACGGCGGCACCATCCTGAAGTACCTGGACATGGTCGCCTATGCCTGCGCCAGCCGCTACGCCGGCCGCTACGTGGTGACCCTGTCGGTGGACCAGGTGGTGTTCCGCCAGCCGATCCACGTGGGCGAGCTGGTGACCTTCCTGGCCTCGGTCAACTTTACCGGCCGCAGCTCGATGGAGATCGGCATCAAGGTCGTGACCGAGAATATCCGCAGCAAGCTGGTGCGCCACACCAACAGCTGCTACTTCACCATGGTGGCGGTCGACGACAACGGTGCCCCGGCCGAAGTGCCGCCGCTGCAGCCGCGCGACGAGGTCGAGCGCCAGCGTTTTGCGGCCGCCCAGCAGCGCCGTGCGTTGCGCCAGGAAATGGAAAAGCGCCACGGCGACATCAAGTCGTCGGTGACCTGA
- a CDS encoding CreA family protein, with protein sequence MMKRSCTILAVAACAAAAGGAHAEEIGSVSTNFRMTGSDKVVIEAYDDPQVDGITCYVSRARTGGIKGQLGMAEDPPEASIACRQVGTIAFKGPLKQQDHVFSERMSVLFKTLHVVRAVDRKRNTLVYLTYSDRIVSGSPQNSVTAVPVPAGTAIPVK encoded by the coding sequence ATGATGAAGCGATCCTGCACGATCCTGGCCGTGGCCGCCTGCGCGGCGGCCGCGGGCGGTGCGCATGCCGAGGAGATCGGCAGCGTCAGCACCAATTTCCGCATGACCGGCTCCGACAAGGTCGTGATCGAAGCCTATGACGACCCGCAGGTCGACGGCATCACCTGCTATGTGTCGCGTGCCCGCACCGGCGGCATCAAGGGCCAGCTGGGCATGGCGGAAGACCCGCCGGAAGCCTCGATCGCCTGCCGGCAGGTGGGCACCATCGCCTTCAAGGGGCCGCTGAAGCAGCAGGACCATGTCTTTTCCGAGCGCATGTCGGTGCTGTTCAAGACCCTGCATGTGGTGCGCGCGGTCGACCGCAAGCGCAATACGCTGGTCTACCTGACCTATTCGGACCGCATCGTCAGCGGCAGCCCGCAGAACAGCGTGACCGCCGTGCCGGTGCCGGCCGGCACGGCGATTCCCGTCAAATAA
- a CDS encoding acid phosphatase, with amino-acid sequence MTHQAKREPSLSNPLRLGAAMAAAALLAGCAAGGTNLSAVPEFRPGVPAGYLAAEARPDSLKLLPAPPAQGSPAQALDDDAARQAGTLRGSPRWQVAATDAVLTFPQAASAFSCALGVPVSAKDTPYLNILLRRSLVDAGLSTYGAKDRYQRTRPFVANKTAMCTPDDAAKLEKDGSYPSGHSAIGWAWALILAEVEPARADAILARGRAFGQSRVVCNVHWQSDVNEGRMMAAATVARLHADPTFRADLEQARREVAAARAAGARAPGNCQAEAAALAP; translated from the coding sequence TTGACGCACCAAGCAAAGCGGGAACCAAGCCTGTCCAATCCCTTGCGCCTTGGCGCCGCCATGGCCGCCGCCGCGCTGCTGGCCGGCTGCGCGGCCGGCGGCACCAATCTGTCCGCGGTGCCGGAATTCCGCCCGGGCGTGCCGGCCGGCTACCTGGCCGCCGAGGCGCGCCCCGACAGCCTGAAGCTGCTGCCCGCCCCGCCGGCCCAGGGCTCGCCCGCGCAGGCGCTGGATGACGATGCGGCGCGCCAGGCCGGCACGCTGCGCGGCTCGCCTCGCTGGCAGGTGGCCGCCACCGACGCCGTGCTCACCTTCCCGCAGGCGGCCAGCGCGTTTTCTTGTGCGCTGGGCGTCCCGGTCAGTGCCAAGGACACGCCTTACCTGAATATCCTGCTGCGCCGCAGCCTGGTCGATGCCGGCCTGTCCACCTACGGCGCCAAGGACCGCTACCAGCGCACGCGGCCCTTCGTCGCCAACAAGACCGCGATGTGCACGCCAGACGACGCTGCCAAGCTGGAGAAGGACGGATCCTATCCATCCGGCCACAGCGCCATCGGCTGGGCCTGGGCGCTGATCCTGGCCGAGGTGGAACCGGCCCGCGCGGACGCCATCCTGGCGCGCGGGCGCGCCTTCGGCCAGAGCCGGGTGGTGTGCAACGTGCACTGGCAGAGCGACGTCAACGAAGGCCGCATGATGGCCGCGGCGACCGTGGCACGCCTGCATGCCGATCCGACCTTCCGCGCGGATCTTGAACAGGCGCGCCGCGAAGTGGCCGCGGCGCGTGCCGCCGGCGCCCGTGCGCCGGGCAATTGCCAGGCCGAAGCCGCGGCCCTGGCACCCTGA
- a CDS encoding class I adenylate-forming enzyme family protein: protein MSSNPQVAGTWPVMSLAEAHARLTAPGSPFETESRVIRGIPTTVWKHAPATLCDLFHATSAFGERTFVVYEDERVSYDAFRRAAIALAHALVRDGVRKGDRVALAMRNLPEWPVAFYGALLAGAIVTPLNAWWTGAELEYGLADSGSRVAIVDAERLDRILEHLPGCPALERVYVSRTGAATGDARVAALESVIGTSADWAALPQQSPPQVGIDPEDDATIFYTSGTTGKPKGALGTHRNAATVAAAGSFSPLRNLLRRGEPVPAPDPAAPQKAMLLAVPFFHVTGCMAVLNGALAAGGKVVLMHRWDTLRGMALIERERCTAAGGVPTIAWQILEHPERTRFDLSSLENVNYGGAPASPELVRRIVDVFPMAAPGIGWGMTETSSTFTSHSAEEYVLRPDSSGPALPIGEMKVVDGGGQALPPGETGELLVRGANVVRGYWNKPEATAQTFVDGWLRTGDIARMDEEGYVYIVDRMKDMLIRGGENIYCIEVESTLYEHPAVMDAAVVGIAHKTLGEEPAAVVSLKPGMQATEAGLQDFVRERLAAFKVPVRILLYQEMLPRNANGKILKSNLRKLFDPAA from the coding sequence ATGTCAAGCAATCCGCAAGTGGCCGGCACCTGGCCGGTCATGTCCCTGGCCGAGGCCCACGCCCGGCTGACCGCGCCCGGCTCGCCGTTCGAGACCGAGTCGCGCGTGATCCGCGGCATCCCCACCACTGTCTGGAAGCACGCGCCCGCGACGCTGTGCGACCTGTTCCACGCGACCAGTGCCTTCGGCGAGCGCACCTTCGTGGTCTACGAGGACGAGCGCGTTTCCTACGATGCCTTCCGCCGCGCCGCCATCGCGCTGGCGCATGCGCTGGTGCGCGACGGCGTGCGCAAGGGCGACCGCGTGGCGCTGGCGATGCGCAACCTGCCGGAGTGGCCGGTGGCGTTCTACGGCGCGCTGCTCGCGGGCGCGATCGTGACGCCGCTGAACGCGTGGTGGACCGGCGCCGAGCTGGAATATGGCCTGGCCGATTCCGGCAGCCGTGTGGCCATCGTCGATGCCGAGCGGCTCGACCGCATCCTCGAGCATCTGCCCGGCTGCCCGGCGCTGGAGCGTGTCTATGTTTCGCGCACCGGCGCGGCCACCGGCGATGCCCGCGTCGCCGCGCTCGAAAGCGTGATCGGCACCAGCGCCGACTGGGCCGCGCTGCCGCAGCAATCGCCGCCGCAGGTCGGGATCGACCCGGAGGACGATGCCACCATCTTCTATACCTCGGGCACCACCGGCAAACCCAAGGGCGCGCTGGGCACGCATCGCAACGCCGCCACCGTCGCGGCCGCCGGCAGCTTCAGCCCGCTGCGCAACCTGCTGCGCCGCGGCGAGCCGGTTCCGGCGCCGGATCCCGCGGCGCCGCAGAAAGCCATGCTGCTGGCGGTGCCGTTTTTCCATGTCACCGGCTGCATGGCGGTGCTCAACGGCGCGCTCGCTGCCGGCGGCAAGGTCGTGCTGATGCACCGCTGGGACACACTGCGCGGCATGGCGCTGATCGAGCGCGAGCGCTGCACCGCCGCCGGCGGCGTGCCCACCATCGCCTGGCAGATCCTGGAGCATCCGGAGCGCACGCGCTTCGACCTGTCTTCGCTGGAGAACGTCAACTACGGCGGCGCGCCGGCGTCGCCCGAACTGGTGCGGCGCATCGTCGACGTGTTCCCCATGGCCGCGCCTGGCATCGGCTGGGGCATGACCGAGACCTCGTCGACTTTCACCAGCCACAGCGCCGAGGAATACGTGCTGCGCCCGGACAGCAGCGGCCCGGCGCTGCCGATCGGCGAAATGAAGGTGGTCGACGGAGGCGGCCAGGCACTGCCGCCGGGCGAGACCGGCGAACTGCTGGTACGCGGCGCCAACGTCGTGCGCGGCTACTGGAACAAGCCCGAAGCCACGGCGCAGACCTTTGTCGATGGCTGGCTGCGCACCGGTGACATCGCGCGCATGGACGAGGAAGGCTATGTCTATATCGTCGACCGCATGAAGGACATGCTGATCCGCGGCGGCGAGAACATCTACTGCATCGAGGTGGAAAGCACGCTGTACGAACATCCGGCGGTGATGGACGCAGCGGTGGTCGGCATCGCGCACAAGACGCTGGGCGAGGAACCGGCCGCCGTGGTCAGCCTGAAACCCGGCATGCAGGCAACCGAAGCCGGACTGCAGGATTTCGTGCGCGAGCGGCTGGCGGCGTTCAAGGTGCCGGTGCGCATCCTGCTGTACCAGGAGATGCTGCCGCGCAATGCCAATGGCAAGATCCTCAAGTCGAACCTGCGCAAGCTGTTCGACCCGGCGGCCTGA
- a CDS encoding SDR family oxidoreductase has product MSLFDLTGKVAIVTGSSRGIGRAIAEQMAVQGAKVVISSRKAEACQEVVDALNARHGAGTAIAVPANISSKEDLQHLVDETNRTFGRIDVLVCNAASNPYYGPMGGVSDDQFRKVLDNNVISNHWLIQMVAPQMIDRKDGSIIIVSSIGGLRGSPTIGVYNISKAADFQLARNLAVEFGPHNVRVNCIAPGLIKTDFARALWEDPERYKQSTQGAPLRRIGEPIEIAGAAVYLACAASSFMTGQALVVDGGVTI; this is encoded by the coding sequence ATGTCATTGTTCGATCTGACGGGCAAGGTTGCCATCGTCACCGGCTCCTCGCGCGGCATCGGCCGCGCCATCGCCGAGCAGATGGCTGTCCAGGGCGCCAAGGTAGTGATTTCTTCGCGCAAGGCCGAGGCCTGCCAGGAAGTGGTTGATGCCCTCAATGCACGCCATGGCGCCGGCACCGCCATCGCGGTGCCCGCCAATATCTCGTCGAAGGAAGACCTGCAGCATCTGGTCGACGAAACCAACCGCACCTTCGGCAGGATCGACGTGCTGGTCTGCAATGCCGCGTCCAACCCGTACTACGGGCCGATGGGCGGCGTCTCGGACGACCAGTTCCGCAAGGTGCTGGACAACAACGTCATCTCCAACCACTGGCTGATCCAGATGGTGGCGCCGCAGATGATCGACCGCAAGGACGGCTCGATCATCATCGTGTCGTCGATCGGCGGCCTGCGCGGCTCGCCGACCATCGGCGTGTACAACATCTCCAAGGCCGCCGATTTCCAGCTGGCGCGCAACCTCGCGGTCGAATTCGGGCCGCACAACGTGCGCGTCAACTGCATTGCGCCGGGCCTGATCAAGACCGACTTCGCGCGCGCGCTGTGGGAAGACCCCGAGCGCTACAAGCAGTCCACGCAGGGCGCGCCGCTGCGCCGTATCGGCGAACCCATCGAGATCGCCGGCGCGGCCGTGTACCTGGCCTGCGCCGCCAGCAGCTTCATGACCGGCCAGGCGCTGGTGGTCGATGGCGGCGTGACGATCTGA
- a CDS encoding arylamine N-acetyltransferase family protein, whose amino-acid sequence MITLDAAQLDAYCARLGIAAPPSPTLEALDAVLGAQLASIPFENIDPLLRRPVSIDLDAVFDKLVTRGRGGYCFELNTLLAAALGAFGFSVTPLAARVRWGVPDGVETVASHMLLRVEVAHRSYLADVGFGGPTPFRAMALSAPADDDFPYRLASSPPEAAGSAFHSFDLEARGVAGWIKVYRFDLTPQPWIDFGPRNWYVSTHPDSVFLRRLTAARTVGGTRVTLADGDLGERAPDGSVRRQRLETPEAVVQVLDERFGIRLDDALRHGLMAALPPLLAASAHA is encoded by the coding sequence ATGATCACACTCGATGCCGCCCAACTCGATGCCTATTGCGCGCGGCTGGGCATCGCCGCCCCGCCCTCGCCCACGCTGGAGGCGCTCGACGCCGTGCTCGGCGCGCAATTGGCCAGCATTCCGTTCGAGAACATCGATCCGCTGCTGCGGCGGCCGGTCAGCATCGATCTCGACGCCGTCTTCGACAAGCTGGTCACGCGCGGGCGCGGCGGCTACTGCTTCGAACTCAATACGCTGCTGGCGGCAGCGCTGGGGGCCTTCGGCTTCAGCGTGACGCCGCTGGCCGCGCGCGTGCGCTGGGGCGTGCCCGATGGGGTCGAGACCGTGGCATCGCATATGCTGCTGCGCGTGGAAGTGGCGCATCGCAGCTATCTCGCCGACGTCGGCTTCGGCGGACCCACGCCGTTCCGCGCAATGGCGCTGTCCGCACCTGCCGACGACGACTTCCCCTACCGGCTCGCCAGCTCCCCGCCGGAAGCCGCCGGCAGCGCGTTCCACAGCTTTGACCTGGAGGCGCGCGGCGTTGCGGGCTGGATCAAGGTCTACCGCTTCGACCTGACGCCGCAGCCATGGATCGATTTCGGGCCGCGCAACTGGTATGTCTCGACGCATCCGGACAGCGTGTTCCTGCGCCGGCTGACGGCCGCGCGCACCGTTGGCGGCACGCGCGTGACGCTGGCCGATGGCGACCTGGGCGAACGCGCGCCGGACGGCAGCGTGCGGCGCCAGCGGCTGGAAACGCCAGAAGCCGTGGTGCAGGTCCTGGACGAACGCTTCGGCATACGGCTCGACGATGCCCTGCGGCACGGACTGATGGCCGCGCTGCCGCCCTTGCTCGCGGCTAGCGCGCACGCATGA
- a CDS encoding Crp/Fnr family transcriptional regulator — protein sequence MESAPPPHRRAPLPDDDPLAAVRAGAWFSQLPPALRQALLDDGCLRRLVPGQTLFARGDRFDGLYCVASGTVQIHASGESGKAALLGLLEPGTWFGEICLFDRLPRTHDARAVSAATLWHVPRAPLERRLAQHPAWWQAFGRLLAAKTRQAFDYVEETQLLPPAARIARRLAAIAHGYGNLPAHADAVLRVRIPQEQLAQMLGLSRQTVNHALRELEARGLLRLEYGGIELLDLAALEALD from the coding sequence ATGGAATCCGCGCCCCCGCCGCACCGCCGCGCCCCGCTGCCGGATGACGACCCGCTGGCCGCGGTGCGCGCCGGTGCCTGGTTCAGCCAGCTGCCGCCGGCGTTGCGCCAGGCGCTGCTCGACGACGGCTGCCTGCGCCGGCTGGTGCCCGGCCAGACGCTGTTTGCCCGTGGCGACCGCTTCGACGGCCTGTACTGCGTGGCCAGCGGCACCGTGCAGATCCATGCCAGCGGCGAATCGGGCAAGGCGGCGTTGCTGGGGCTGCTCGAGCCCGGCACCTGGTTCGGCGAGATCTGCCTGTTCGACCGCCTGCCGCGCACGCACGACGCGCGCGCAGTCAGCGCCGCAACGCTGTGGCACGTGCCGCGCGCGCCGCTGGAGCGGCGCCTCGCGCAGCATCCGGCTTGGTGGCAGGCGTTCGGCCGGCTGCTTGCGGCAAAGACGCGCCAGGCTTTCGACTATGTCGAGGAAACGCAGCTGTTGCCGCCCGCGGCACGCATTGCCCGGCGCCTGGCGGCGATCGCGCATGGCTACGGCAACCTGCCGGCGCATGCCGACGCGGTGCTGCGCGTGCGCATCCCGCAGGAACAGCTGGCGCAGATGCTCGGGCTGTCGCGCCAGACCGTCAATCACGCCCTGCGCGAACTCGAAGCGCGCGGCTTGCTGCGGCTGGAATACGGCGGCATCGAGCTGCTCGACCTGGCCGCGCTGGAAGCGCTCGACTGA
- a CDS encoding Mpo1 family 2-hydroxy fatty acid dioxygenase → MKTLIEHLANYAAYHRDPRNIVTHFIGIPMIVLAVTTLLARPAMPLGDGSAHLTPAMLLYILSCLFYLRLSLGFGVVMASILALFLYAGAHIAAMPTAAWLAIGLGLFVAGWIIQFIGHYYEGRKPAFVDDLAGLLIGPLFLVAETAFALGLARDTRDAMAARAH, encoded by the coding sequence GTGAAAACCCTGATCGAGCACCTGGCCAACTACGCCGCCTACCACCGTGATCCGCGCAATATCGTCACCCATTTCATCGGCATCCCGATGATCGTGCTGGCGGTGACCACGCTGCTGGCGCGTCCGGCCATGCCGCTGGGCGACGGCTCCGCCCACCTGACGCCGGCGATGCTGCTGTATATCCTGTCGTGCCTGTTCTACCTGCGCCTGTCGCTGGGCTTCGGCGTGGTGATGGCGTCGATCCTGGCGCTGTTCCTCTATGCCGGGGCGCACATCGCCGCCATGCCGACCGCTGCGTGGCTGGCCATCGGCCTCGGCCTGTTCGTGGCGGGGTGGATTATCCAGTTCATCGGCCATTACTATGAAGGGCGCAAGCCGGCGTTTGTCGACGACCTGGCGGGCCTGCTGATCGGCCCGCTGTTCCTGGTCGCCGAGACCGCCTTCGCGCTGGGACTGGCGCGCGACACGCGCGACGCGATGGCGGCACGCGCGCACTGA
- a CDS encoding sensor histidine kinase — MPARLRRSLALRLLALAAIWLAAALGGSGWLLSTLFERHVNDTYVRQLDHQLASLAAALDWSASGKLVLTRAPADPRYELPYSGAYWQARAPGALLRSRSLWDTEMPAAVERRLAGTQAEVRPGPNDQSLLVVSRRLVLASADTPVEVSVALDRTELRAARRSFNRMLAWSLTALGLGLMLAVAAQVKFGLAPLARLRRALATMQSRREARLGGDWPTEVEPLVSEINALLARNAQALERSRRQAADLAHAVKTPLAVLANESAALPGSAASAVAAQVEAMRRQVDRHLARARAAGAAGARGMRTEAGPAVRELVRALSRLHAARALALEVEGNGHFAGDRQDLVEMLGNLLDNACQWARTRVHITLREAGGELEILVEDDGPGMPPEVRELAAARFGRLDEAAAGSGLGLAIVTEIAAMYEGSLALATSPLGGLSARLRLPAGLP, encoded by the coding sequence ATGCCCGCCCGCCTGCGCCGTTCGCTTGCGCTGCGCCTGCTGGCGCTGGCCGCGATCTGGCTGGCCGCGGCGCTGGGCGGCAGCGGCTGGCTGCTGTCGACCCTGTTCGAGCGCCATGTCAACGATACCTATGTGCGCCAGCTCGACCACCAGCTGGCCAGCCTGGCCGCCGCGCTGGACTGGAGTGCCAGCGGCAAGCTGGTGCTGACGCGCGCCCCCGCCGATCCCCGTTATGAATTGCCTTACTCCGGCGCCTACTGGCAGGCGCGCGCGCCGGGCGCATTGCTGCGCTCGCGCTCGCTGTGGGACACCGAAATGCCGGCGGCAGTGGAGCGGCGCCTGGCCGGCACACAGGCCGAAGTGCGCCCCGGTCCCAACGATCAGTCGCTGCTGGTGGTATCGCGCCGCCTGGTGCTGGCCTCGGCGGATACCCCGGTAGAAGTCTCGGTCGCGCTGGACCGCACCGAACTGCGCGCCGCCCGGCGCAGCTTCAACCGCATGCTGGCGTGGTCGCTGACCGCGCTGGGGCTGGGCCTGATGCTTGCCGTGGCGGCACAGGTGAAATTCGGCCTGGCGCCGCTGGCACGGCTGCGGCGCGCGCTGGCAACGATGCAGTCGCGCCGCGAGGCGCGCCTGGGCGGCGACTGGCCGACGGAGGTGGAACCGCTGGTCAGCGAAATCAACGCGCTGCTGGCGCGCAACGCGCAGGCGCTGGAGCGCTCGCGCCGCCAGGCGGCTGACCTTGCGCATGCGGTCAAGACGCCGCTGGCGGTGCTGGCCAATGAGTCCGCGGCGCTACCGGGCAGCGCCGCCTCGGCCGTCGCCGCGCAGGTGGAAGCGATGCGCCGCCAGGTCGACCGCCATCTGGCGCGCGCCCGTGCCGCGGGCGCGGCAGGCGCGCGCGGCATGCGTACCGAGGCCGGGCCCGCCGTGCGCGAGCTGGTGCGGGCACTGTCGCGGCTGCATGCCGCGCGCGCGCTGGCGCTGGAAGTCGAAGGCAACGGCCATTTTGCCGGCGACCGGCAGGACCTGGTCGAGATGCTCGGCAACCTGCTGGACAACGCCTGCCAGTGGGCGCGCACGCGCGTGCACATCACGCTGCGCGAGGCCGGCGGGGAACTGGAAATCCTGGTCGAGGACGACGGCCCGGGCATGCCGCCCGAGGTGCGCGAACTGGCCGCCGCCCGCTTCGGCAGGCTGGACGAGGCGGCTGCCGGCAGCGGGCTGGGCCTGGCGATCGTCACCGAGATCGCCGCCATGTACGAAGGCAGCCTGGCGCTGGCGACCAGTCCCCTGGGGGGACTGTCGGCGCGGCTGCGGCTGCCGGCGGGCCTGCCCTGA
- a CDS encoding response regulator transcription factor, which yields MRILLVEDEAALAAQVRASLADAGYAVDVATDGIDACHLGEHEPYDAVILDLGLPRLDGLTVLRRWRSAQVNVPVLILTARDSWTEKVEGIDAGADDYLAKPFRMEELLARIRALIRRAHGMAVPELQCGPVRMNPRAGTVSVDGATVVLTSHEFRVLDYLMHHPGAIVSKTALTEHIYAQDFDRDSNTIEVFVGRLRRKLGVDVIETVRGQGYRLRPPPGPGNADAPSTRA from the coding sequence ATGCGCATCCTGCTGGTTGAAGACGAAGCTGCCCTGGCCGCGCAGGTCCGGGCCAGCCTGGCCGACGCGGGCTACGCGGTCGACGTCGCCACCGACGGCATCGATGCCTGCCACCTGGGCGAGCACGAACCGTACGACGCCGTCATCCTGGATCTGGGCCTGCCCCGGCTCGACGGCCTGACCGTGCTGCGACGCTGGCGCTCCGCGCAAGTCAATGTGCCGGTACTGATCCTGACCGCGCGCGACAGCTGGACCGAAAAGGTCGAAGGCATCGACGCGGGCGCCGACGACTACCTGGCCAAGCCGTTCCGCATGGAAGAACTGCTGGCGCGGATCCGCGCGCTGATCCGGCGCGCGCACGGCATGGCCGTGCCGGAGCTGCAATGCGGGCCGGTGCGGATGAACCCGCGCGCCGGCACCGTCTCCGTCGACGGCGCGACGGTGGTGCTGACCTCGCATGAATTCCGCGTGCTGGACTACCTGATGCACCACCCGGGCGCGATCGTCAGCAAGACCGCGCTGACCGAACACATCTACGCCCAGGATTTCGACCGCGACAGCAATACCATCGAGGTCTTCGTCGGCCGGCTGCGGCGCAAGCTGGGCGTGGACGTGATCGAGACGGTGCGCGGCCAGGGTTACCGGCTGCGGCCGCCGCCGGGCCCCGGCAACGCCGACGCGCCTTCGACCCGCGCGTAG
- a CDS encoding PepSY domain-containing protein: protein MKHVPAPLPRAARLLSAAALAALLALAAMPAAHADKDADRARAAVQSGEILPLSRILETVSRQYAGDVIGVELDRDDGIWQYEVKLLLPGGSVAKLEYDARTAALIKAKGRGLEEARKKP from the coding sequence ATGAAGCATGTTCCTGCGCCGCTGCCGCGCGCTGCCCGCCTGCTGTCCGCTGCCGCACTGGCTGCGCTGCTGGCGCTCGCGGCCATGCCTGCGGCGCATGCCGACAAGGATGCAGACCGAGCCCGCGCCGCGGTGCAGTCGGGCGAAATCCTGCCGCTGTCGCGCATCCTCGAGACCGTCTCGCGCCAGTATGCCGGCGACGTGATCGGCGTCGAGCTGGACCGCGACGACGGCATCTGGCAATACGAAGTCAAGCTGCTGCTGCCCGGCGGCTCGGTGGCCAAGCTCGAATACGATGCGCGCACGGCCGCGCTGATCAAGGCCAAGGGCCGCGGCCTGGAAGAGGCGCGCAAGAAGCCGTGA